The Leptospira hartskeerlii genome contains a region encoding:
- the pdxH gene encoding pyridoxamine 5'-phosphate oxidase, with product MQKNISDIRNEYSKASLDEKDIGDSPIDFFKIWFDQAVHSEVTEPTAMTLATVRKDGMPDARIVLLKGIENEGFQFYTNYASAKGKELDSNPNACLVFFWAELERQVRVRGKISKVSRKSSEDYFHSRPFASQIGALASSQSDPVADRSILDKHYEELKLKYEGKTVPLPENWGGYILEASEIEFWQGRRSRLHDRILFRKESGSWAKTRLQP from the coding sequence ATGCAAAAAAATATCTCTGATATCCGTAACGAATATAGCAAAGCTTCTCTGGACGAAAAAGATATCGGAGATTCTCCCATCGATTTTTTCAAAATCTGGTTCGATCAGGCTGTCCATTCTGAAGTAACAGAACCGACTGCGATGACATTGGCGACTGTTCGAAAAGACGGAATGCCGGACGCAAGGATCGTTCTACTCAAAGGAATCGAAAATGAAGGATTCCAATTTTATACGAATTACGCAAGCGCCAAGGGAAAAGAATTAGACTCGAATCCGAATGCCTGCCTGGTATTTTTCTGGGCAGAATTAGAAAGACAGGTCCGCGTTAGAGGAAAGATCTCCAAAGTTTCCAGAAAAAGTTCCGAAGACTATTTTCATTCCAGACCGTTCGCAAGCCAAATAGGTGCGCTCGCTTCTTCCCAAAGCGATCCTGTAGCCGACAGATCTATTTTAGATAAACATTATGAAGAACTAAAACTAAAATACGAAGGCAAGACTGTTCCTCTACCGGAAAATTGGGGAGGATATATATTAGAAGCTTCTGAAATAGAATTTTGGCAGGGACGAAGAAGCCGCTTACACGATCGGATCTTGTTCCGAAAAGAAAGCGGCTCCTGGGCAAAAACCAGACTACAACCTTAG
- a CDS encoding bifunctional 3,4-dihydroxy-2-butanone-4-phosphate synthase/GTP cyclohydrolase II yields the protein MIGSIEQAIEDIKAGKMIILVDSEDRENEGDLVCAAQFTDKEKVNFMATYGRGLICFPMEGDRLRQLGLNRMVDDLSLGDKHGTAFTVSVDAKHGTTTGISAQDRATTIQVLIDPKTTPGDLMKPGHLFPLQAVSGGVLRRAGHTEASVDLSKLAGLYPAAVICEIMNDDGTMSRLPDLEKFAEKHGLNIYTIEDLIRYRRKKENLIHLEVETSLPTEYGDFTVRAYSTIIDDKVHVALVKGKIDKNEPIMVRVHSECFTGDIFGSGRCDCGPQLHSALSMIAQEGKGILLYMRQEGRGIGLINKLKAYNMQDQGLDTVEANEKLGFAPDLREYGVGAQILKDIGVGKMKLLTNNPRKIVGLEGYGLEVTDRIPIEIKPTGNNHHYLFTKKMRMGHLLGLN from the coding sequence ATGATCGGCTCCATTGAACAGGCAATCGAAGATATAAAAGCGGGGAAGATGATCATTCTCGTGGATTCCGAAGACCGGGAAAACGAGGGGGATCTGGTTTGTGCCGCCCAATTCACTGACAAAGAAAAGGTGAATTTTATGGCCACCTATGGAAGGGGCTTAATTTGTTTTCCTATGGAGGGAGACAGGCTCAGACAACTCGGTCTGAATAGAATGGTGGACGACCTGAGTTTGGGTGACAAACACGGGACCGCATTCACAGTTTCCGTAGACGCAAAGCACGGAACCACTACCGGGATTTCCGCTCAGGACAGGGCGACCACCATCCAAGTACTTATAGATCCTAAAACTACTCCGGGTGACCTGATGAAGCCTGGTCATTTGTTTCCTCTCCAAGCGGTTTCTGGCGGAGTGCTCAGAAGAGCGGGCCATACTGAGGCGTCTGTTGATCTATCAAAACTCGCGGGACTTTATCCTGCTGCCGTCATTTGCGAGATCATGAACGACGATGGAACCATGTCCCGTCTTCCTGATCTGGAAAAATTCGCAGAAAAACACGGACTCAATATTTACACAATCGAAGATCTGATCCGTTACAGAAGGAAAAAAGAAAATCTCATCCATCTGGAAGTTGAAACTAGTCTTCCTACTGAGTATGGGGATTTTACTGTCAGAGCCTATTCTACCATCATCGACGATAAAGTCCATGTTGCATTAGTAAAAGGTAAAATTGATAAGAACGAACCTATAATGGTCCGCGTACATTCCGAGTGTTTTACCGGGGATATTTTCGGAAGCGGGCGTTGTGATTGTGGACCTCAACTCCATTCTGCTCTTTCTATGATCGCTCAAGAAGGGAAGGGTATCCTTCTCTATATGAGGCAAGAAGGTAGAGGGATCGGTCTCATCAATAAACTCAAGGCTTATAATATGCAGGACCAAGGTTTGGATACTGTAGAAGCTAACGAGAAATTAGGATTTGCTCCCGACCTAAGAGAGTATGGAGTCGGCGCTCAAATCCTGAAGGACATAGGAGTTGGGAAGATGAAACTTCTTACCAATAACCCTCGTAAGATCGTAGGTCTGGAAGGTTATGGTTTGGAAGTTACAGATCGTATTCCTATAGAGATAAAACCTACAGGGAATAACCATCACTATCTATTCACTAAAAAAATGAGAATGGGGCATTTACTCGGACTGAACTAA
- the smpB gene encoding SsrA-binding protein — protein sequence MATKKEKDNSPQPLVNKKAKFNFELISFIEAGIVLSGSEVKSLREKKANLTDAFAKIKNGEVYLDSFSITPYKNGGYSNHPDIRPRKLLLNRKEIDKLDKQIKEKGLVLVATKVYFKDNRWAKVELALGKPKKLYDKREDMKKSDAKLEIARAMKTKNYS from the coding sequence ATGGCAACTAAAAAGGAAAAAGACAATAGCCCTCAACCTCTGGTGAATAAAAAAGCCAAGTTTAACTTCGAGTTGATCTCATTCATCGAAGCAGGCATCGTTTTGTCCGGATCGGAAGTCAAAAGTCTCCGAGAAAAAAAAGCAAATCTGACTGACGCGTTTGCTAAGATAAAGAACGGAGAAGTTTACCTGGATAGTTTTTCCATTACTCCGTACAAGAACGGGGGATATTCAAACCATCCGGATATCCGCCCGCGTAAACTTCTACTGAATAGAAAAGAGATAGATAAGTTAGATAAACAGATCAAAGAAAAGGGATTGGTGCTTGTCGCTACTAAAGTATATTTTAAAGACAACCGTTGGGCCAAGGTGGAGTTAGCATTAGGAAAACCTAAAAAACTCTACGATAAACGGGAAGATATGAAAAAAAGCGACGCAAAACTGGAAATCGCGAGAGCGATGAAGACCAAGAATTACTCCTAA
- a CDS encoding pyridoxal phosphate-dependent aminotransferase: MSQSTLDYVLAQRIQGLDSSAIRKAFELAGTLKDPINLSIGQPHFPCPPNIVEAGVKALRDGKTAYTLTAGIPELKEALSQKYKQENQIDYASPDRILVTSGISSAFLLLFNSLLDEGDECLVVTPHFLMYPAYIKIYGGKMHTVSEDFQPEDLNAFKDKKLKIIIFSTPSNPTGTVLTKKQLTALAELAEKTGAYLISDEIYEKFDYDKSFLSVGSFYERAITLSGFSKTYSMTGLRLASIVAPAPIIKTLTTLQQYTLVCAPSVTQWMGIEALKTEMQPYIDDYKEKRDFVYENLKDHYQLKKSGGAFYFFLKIKEKDDDFVVRAVKEKGLILVPGYIFVDSKEYIRISFASEWENLKRGVQALKELAS; encoded by the coding sequence ATGAGCCAAAGTACCCTTGATTATGTACTAGCGCAAAGAATCCAAGGTTTGGATTCCTCAGCCATCCGAAAAGCATTCGAACTTGCCGGGACCTTAAAAGACCCGATCAATCTTTCCATTGGACAACCTCATTTTCCTTGTCCTCCAAATATTGTAGAAGCTGGAGTAAAAGCGCTACGTGACGGAAAAACTGCTTATACCTTAACTGCAGGAATTCCCGAACTGAAAGAAGCTCTTTCCCAAAAATACAAACAGGAAAACCAGATCGATTATGCAAGTCCTGATCGTATTTTGGTCACTTCAGGGATCAGCTCTGCGTTTTTATTACTTTTCAATTCTCTTTTGGACGAAGGAGACGAGTGTCTTGTAGTAACTCCTCACTTCTTAATGTATCCTGCTTATATCAAAATTTACGGTGGGAAGATGCATACAGTGTCTGAAGATTTTCAACCGGAAGATCTGAATGCGTTCAAGGATAAGAAACTCAAGATCATTATCTTCTCCACTCCTTCCAATCCTACCGGAACAGTTTTAACCAAAAAACAACTGACTGCGCTTGCGGAACTTGCGGAAAAAACGGGAGCTTATCTGATCTCCGACGAGATCTATGAGAAGTTTGATTACGATAAATCCTTCTTATCTGTAGGATCTTTTTATGAAAGAGCAATCACTCTTTCAGGATTCTCCAAAACGTATAGTATGACCGGGCTTAGACTTGCTTCGATTGTTGCTCCCGCTCCCATTATAAAAACATTAACTACCTTACAACAATACACTTTGGTTTGTGCGCCTTCCGTCACCCAGTGGATGGGAATAGAAGCTCTAAAAACCGAGATGCAACCTTATATAGATGATTATAAGGAAAAGAGGGATTTTGTTTACGAAAATCTGAAAGACCATTATCAACTGAAAAAAAGCGGGGGCGCATTCTACTTCTTCTTAAAAATAAAAGAGAAGGACGATGATTTTGTCGTAAGAGCTGTAAAAGAAAAAGGTCTGATCTTAGTCCCAGGCTATATATTCGTAGATTCCAAAGAATATATCCGTATCAGTTTTGCTTCCGAATGGGAGAATCTGAAACGAGGCGTTCAAGCCTTAAAAGAACTGGCGTCTTAA
- a CDS encoding prepilin peptidase — translation MAEYYSEFPSLVFIIWIGGVLVSFSMGSFYSTLAYRILRFYYGKERKIGSKLFRLKKILIEPSACESCGAPIKGIAIIPVFGYWISKKECSNCKAQINPIYSLCEAVFGLLFVVSFLLSGKLLGSFAFVALCGHLLVAASTDFKKFSLDYENLPFILLFGALANYLLFDSIPGKAELIVYVSFSAVFFLIYFIFPASMGFADAIFAPAFAFLCMHPWWIFFLNSSYGIAVIVTVLKRKKGESLRQVPIPMGVYFSIGLALTFIARMLSNSGLLPNWADLIL, via the coding sequence TTGGCGGAGTACTATTCCGAATTCCCAAGTTTGGTCTTCATTATATGGATAGGAGGCGTGTTAGTCTCCTTTTCCATGGGAAGTTTTTATTCTACCTTGGCTTATAGAATCCTCAGATTCTATTACGGAAAGGAAAGAAAGATCGGCTCCAAACTTTTCAGACTTAAAAAAATCTTAATAGAACCTTCTGCCTGCGAATCCTGCGGAGCACCGATCAAAGGTATCGCGATCATTCCAGTATTCGGATACTGGATCTCTAAAAAAGAATGCTCGAACTGCAAAGCCCAGATCAATCCAATCTACTCACTATGTGAGGCTGTATTCGGATTACTATTTGTAGTCTCCTTTCTTCTTTCCGGAAAATTACTCGGAAGTTTTGCATTCGTAGCTTTATGCGGGCATTTGTTAGTCGCCGCAAGCACTGACTTCAAAAAGTTTTCTTTGGACTACGAAAATTTGCCTTTCATTCTTCTGTTTGGAGCATTGGCGAATTATCTATTATTCGATTCTATCCCGGGTAAAGCCGAGTTGATCGTTTATGTTTCTTTTTCCGCCGTATTTTTCTTAATATATTTTATATTTCCTGCGAGTATGGGATTTGCAGACGCAATATTCGCTCCCGCCTTTGCATTTTTATGCATGCATCCTTGGTGGATCTTCTTCTTAAATTCTTCTTATGGGATTGCGGTCATAGTCACAGTACTAAAAAGAAAAAAAGGAGAAAGCTTACGACAAGTTCCGATCCCGATGGGAGTATATTTCTCGATCGGTCTGGCATTGACATTTATAGCTAGAATGCTCTCAAATTCAGGTTTACTTCCCAACTGGGCAGATCTCATTCTATAA
- a CDS encoding AAA family ATPase encodes MDTISIAGIKVPKSKLGNNSGSLGSDLVETDSTIRNLQNILYPLLESRPVLLVGDAGVGKNALIYYINFKRNHPTARFSFNEDTLPEDLIGSYRLLLDGKGFAWGDGPLTSAVRTGASFVADEMNLCPPHIIKRFSTVYESNYLELIEGDGTRIHGAEGFNFIGTQNPSEGFEGRKPLPFDITRYYSTVFIDPHTPDEILFILGKLYPNMNADILKSCIRISLETENKVVSGNLGKGDLEKYHFNIRNLKKLCNRILALKADQPELRFRELWNFYVEPFRKEDDRNSQIELLLKETGLKSKPNLPEPKFEIHKGSLFCNDKEIHVTNENTAKEILSSVPMPLKLREFAEKVYSAVQFKENVLIEYSEEQDPQLILPLFTEISGVPLEAVHLCKGIHTADIIGALKPIAGSQVGWVDGPLTKGIREGGNILITNLEAAGAELVEKLNMLTDDARALVLPPESSEDKPLSLKEDSRIFALKLFRKTKSTPTISRAFRNRFTSVLFPELEDNATLQEILNFYLPEGDLVSKMAEFHIKIKDLSKKRTIGSANLMPYTFGLSNLLQWKDHILRYADESLGKEGLREIALRGGKIAYSNQVSDPGERKELERILEFSLSGIEIVSDFFQTLEDKKKKTLTPSTEIEKKRWWDPELHKREPLTGKAELKNSGRELREGLEINTPETGGQRKEGPDAWYGQETRGNMGQGEPAGGGGAWGYRTEELYKAFLAKRRILWEYTIQTSIKEFKEVFGRSLEEVELNLERLFDPEIDINRMYRSEGSRIDTRKYISFLSGKGDSKVFDKTTIDKDEEKLKGVEVAFLVSKSRRIFNFEYSVATLSAMLSSAHILDEHDVNFSVTAYSDRMNRKDRIDLVQVKRMDEYFDSKKEEEMFDSLRSDWQGDSIEEYQLLEQIESYFSPEAQTKILVMISDFRGQRGKTEIEQEIQSRDNKRLKAEILKHSNKNYVFLGVGLGRRYIAEHLFPDSIQITSENFYNMPNLIGAELGRLILTHHSSR; translated from the coding sequence ATGGATACAATTTCAATCGCCGGCATCAAAGTACCTAAGTCTAAATTAGGAAATAACTCCGGCTCTTTAGGTTCTGATCTGGTGGAAACGGATTCCACGATTCGGAATTTGCAAAATATTCTGTATCCTCTTTTGGAATCTCGTCCAGTGCTTCTTGTTGGAGATGCTGGGGTCGGTAAAAACGCACTTATCTATTATATCAACTTCAAGAGAAATCATCCTACTGCAAGATTCAGTTTTAACGAAGATACTCTTCCGGAAGATCTGATCGGTTCTTATCGTTTACTTTTGGATGGAAAAGGATTCGCTTGGGGTGACGGTCCGTTGACTTCGGCAGTTAGAACTGGTGCGAGTTTTGTGGCGGATGAGATGAACCTTTGTCCTCCACATATCATCAAACGTTTTTCTACAGTCTACGAATCCAATTATCTGGAATTGATAGAAGGTGATGGAACTCGTATCCATGGTGCGGAAGGTTTCAATTTTATAGGGACCCAAAATCCTTCGGAAGGATTCGAGGGACGTAAACCTCTTCCTTTCGATATCACCAGATATTACTCTACTGTATTTATAGATCCACATACTCCTGACGAGATCTTGTTCATCTTGGGTAAATTGTATCCGAACATGAACGCTGATATTCTGAAATCCTGTATCCGTATTTCGCTCGAGACCGAGAACAAAGTAGTTTCCGGTAATTTAGGAAAAGGTGATTTAGAAAAATATCACTTCAATATCCGAAATCTTAAAAAACTTTGTAATCGTATCCTTGCTTTAAAAGCGGATCAACCTGAGCTTAGATTCAGAGAACTCTGGAATTTTTACGTGGAACCATTCCGCAAAGAAGATGATCGAAATTCTCAAATAGAACTTCTACTTAAAGAAACCGGACTAAAATCCAAACCGAATCTTCCAGAGCCTAAATTTGAAATACATAAGGGCTCCTTATTCTGTAACGATAAAGAAATCCATGTTACCAACGAAAATACTGCAAAAGAAATTCTATCTTCTGTTCCAATGCCTTTAAAACTAAGAGAGTTTGCGGAGAAGGTTTATTCTGCAGTTCAATTCAAAGAAAACGTTCTGATCGAGTATTCTGAAGAACAAGATCCTCAGCTCATTCTGCCATTGTTTACTGAGATCAGTGGTGTTCCTTTGGAAGCTGTGCATCTGTGTAAAGGAATCCATACTGCTGATATTATTGGTGCTCTAAAGCCGATCGCCGGTTCTCAAGTAGGTTGGGTAGATGGCCCTCTTACAAAAGGGATCCGAGAAGGTGGGAATATCCTGATCACTAATCTGGAAGCGGCAGGCGCGGAACTCGTAGAAAAATTAAATATGCTTACCGATGATGCAAGAGCACTTGTTCTTCCTCCGGAAAGTTCAGAAGATAAACCTCTTTCTTTGAAGGAAGATTCTAGGATTTTCGCACTCAAATTATTCAGAAAAACAAAGTCTACTCCTACAATTTCGAGGGCGTTCCGTAACAGGTTTACTTCCGTTCTATTTCCTGAACTGGAAGATAACGCAACACTTCAAGAAATTCTAAACTTCTATCTGCCCGAAGGAGATCTTGTCTCTAAAATGGCGGAGTTCCATATTAAGATTAAGGATCTTTCCAAAAAGAGAACGATCGGTTCTGCAAATCTGATGCCTTATACATTCGGACTTTCTAATCTTCTGCAATGGAAGGATCATATCTTGCGTTATGCGGATGAATCACTCGGAAAAGAAGGATTGAGAGAGATCGCTCTCCGAGGCGGAAAGATCGCTTATTCCAATCAGGTTTCAGATCCTGGAGAAAGAAAAGAATTAGAGAGAATTTTAGAATTCTCCTTATCAGGAATCGAGATTGTATCCGACTTCTTCCAAACCTTGGAGGATAAGAAAAAAAAAACTCTGACCCCTTCTACCGAAATCGAAAAGAAACGTTGGTGGGATCCCGAACTTCATAAGAGAGAACCTCTTACCGGAAAGGCAGAACTTAAAAATTCAGGAAGAGAATTAAGAGAAGGCCTGGAGATCAATACTCCAGAAACGGGCGGTCAAAGAAAAGAAGGACCCGACGCCTGGTACGGACAAGAGACCAGAGGAAACATGGGCCAAGGCGAACCTGCAGGCGGAGGCGGAGCCTGGGGTTATCGCACTGAAGAATTATACAAAGCATTCTTAGCAAAACGCAGGATACTTTGGGAATACACAATCCAAACAAGCATCAAAGAATTTAAGGAAGTATTCGGACGCAGTTTAGAAGAAGTAGAACTGAATTTGGAAAGACTTTTTGATCCGGAGATAGATATCAACCGGATGTATAGAAGTGAAGGTTCACGTATCGACACTCGAAAATATATATCCTTCCTCTCCGGAAAAGGGGACTCTAAGGTATTCGATAAGACCACAATCGATAAGGACGAAGAAAAACTGAAAGGTGTAGAAGTCGCCTTTCTCGTCTCGAAATCTCGTAGGATCTTCAACTTCGAATATTCCGTTGCTACATTATCCGCAATGCTTTCTAGCGCCCATATCCTGGACGAACATGACGTAAACTTCTCCGTAACGGCTTATTCGGATAGAATGAACCGAAAAGATAGGATCGATCTGGTCCAAGTGAAACGAATGGACGAATACTTTGATTCCAAAAAGGAAGAAGAGATGTTCGATTCTCTGCGTTCCGACTGGCAAGGGGATTCAATTGAAGAATACCAGCTCCTTGAGCAGATAGAATCCTACTTTTCCCCGGAGGCCCAGACGAAAATACTGGTTATGATTTCGGACTTTAGGGGACAAAGGGGTAAAACGGAGATCGAACAGGAGATCCAATCCCGAGATAATAAACGTCTAAAGGCAGAGATCTTAAAACATTCGAATAAAAATTACGTGTTTTTGGGCGTGGGACTAGGACGCAGATATATTGCGGAGCATTTATTTCCGGATTCTATCCAAATCACTTCCGAAAACTTTTATAATATGCCGAATTTAATCGGAGCAGAACTGGGAAGATTGATCCTCACTCACCATTCTTCTCGATAA
- a CDS encoding riboflavin synthase has translation CTGKIESVKDTGDGKIFKVSTTWKDPDLKNGDSISVNGACHTVTSFQEKGNEFEFYSSYKTLELTNFGNFQIGTKINLERSVLPHTRMGGHFVTGHVDLTGTISISEEKDSGKVRRFVISHDPSFTKYFAVRGSVTVDGISLTIVDSRPGEFELVLIPETLIVTNASEAWKIGAKVNLEVDLIARYLEQLGKYK, from the coding sequence ATGCACCGGGAAAATTGAATCCGTCAAAGACACTGGAGACGGTAAAATTTTTAAGGTTTCCACTACTTGGAAAGATCCTGATCTAAAAAATGGAGACTCCATTTCGGTCAATGGCGCTTGTCACACTGTTACTTCTTTCCAAGAGAAAGGAAACGAATTCGAATTTTATTCTTCTTATAAAACTTTGGAGCTAACGAATTTTGGAAATTTCCAAATCGGAACTAAGATTAATTTAGAAAGATCCGTTCTTCCTCATACTAGAATGGGTGGTCATTTTGTGACCGGCCACGTAGACTTGACTGGGACTATTTCAATTTCAGAAGAAAAAGATTCTGGAAAAGTAAGAAGGTTTGTAATTTCACATGATCCTTCTTTCACCAAATATTTTGCGGTCCGGGGTAGTGTGACTGTGGACGGAATTTCACTCACTATTGTAGATTCCAGACCTGGAGAGTTTGAGCTAGTTTTGATCCCGGAAACTCTTATTGTTACCAACGCCTCCGAAGCATGGAAAATAGGAGCCAAGGTAAACTTAGAAGTGGACCTGATCGCCAGATATTTAGAGCAACTCGGCAAATATAAATAG